Proteins from a single region of bacterium:
- a CDS encoding fructose-bisphosphate aldolase class I: MATFDLQATAKDMVAKGKGILAADESGSTIKKRFDEIGTESTEGSRRDYREMLFTTPEISKHISGVILFDETLRQNASDGTPLAEVLSRQGIIPGIKVDKGAKDLAGAAGETVTEGLDGLRERLNEYRELGARFTKWRAVITIGGGIPSQYCIDANAHALARYAALSQEAGLVPIVEPEVLMDGNHTIERCFDVTSGTLESVFRELYAQRVSLEGMLLKPNMVLSGKDCSSQATIREVAEATLRCFRRHVPAAVPGIVFLSGGQTDEAATAHLNEMNAKGHLAWELSFSYGRALQAPALKAWGGKAANVAKAQRVFSHRCKCNGAARSGSYTEAMEKELVSA; this comes from the coding sequence ATGGCCACCTTCGACCTTCAAGCCACCGCCAAAGATATGGTTGCAAAAGGCAAGGGAATCCTTGCCGCAGACGAGAGTGGGTCCACGATCAAAAAACGGTTTGACGAGATCGGCACCGAATCCACCGAAGGGAGCCGGCGCGACTACCGCGAAATGCTCTTCACCACGCCGGAGATCTCCAAGCACATCAGCGGCGTCATTCTCTTCGATGAAACCCTGCGCCAAAACGCTTCAGACGGCACCCCGCTGGCAGAAGTCCTCTCCCGCCAGGGCATTATTCCCGGCATCAAGGTGGACAAGGGCGCCAAGGACCTCGCCGGGGCGGCGGGAGAAACGGTCACCGAAGGGCTCGACGGCTTGCGCGAGCGGCTCAACGAATACCGCGAACTCGGCGCCCGGTTCACCAAATGGCGCGCCGTCATCACGATCGGCGGCGGCATCCCGAGTCAATACTGCATCGACGCCAACGCCCATGCCCTCGCCCGCTACGCCGCTCTTTCGCAAGAGGCGGGGCTGGTGCCCATCGTCGAGCCCGAAGTGCTGATGGACGGCAATCACACCATCGAGCGCTGTTTCGACGTCACCTCCGGCACGCTCGAGAGCGTTTTCAGAGAGCTCTATGCGCAGCGCGTATCCCTCGAGGGCATGCTGCTCAAGCCGAACATGGTGCTCTCGGGCAAGGATTGTTCCTCTCAGGCGACCATCCGGGAAGTGGCCGAAGCCACCTTGCGCTGCTTCCGGCGGCATGTGCCCGCCGCGGTTCCGGGCATCGTGTTCCTCTCCGGCGGACAGACCGATGAAGCCGCCACGGCCCACCTGAACGAGATGAACGCAAAGGGGCATCTTGCCTGGGAGCTGAGCTTCTCCTACGGCCGGGCCCTGCAGGCGCCCGCGCTCAAGGCGTGGGGGGGCAAAGCGGCCAACGTGGCCAAGGCCCAGCGGGTCTTTTCCCACCGCTGCAAGTGCAACGGCGCCGCCCGCTCAGGCAGCTACACCGAAGCGATGGAAAAAGAGCTGGTGAGCGCCTAA
- the fbp gene encoding class 1 fructose-bisphosphatase → MTTTATKQNSTKGFTLERHISEEERHHPGARGEFTRLVSQISLASKIINAEVNKAGLVDILGLTGHTNIQGEEVQKLDSYANEVFRKALDHTGAVSAMASEEMDDLFVIPSELVNRGEYVVVYDPLDGSSNIDVNVSIGSIFSILKRPDLSREPVVDDFLQQGFNQLCAGYVIYGSSTMLVYTSGNGVNGFTLDPSVGEYFLSHPNIEIPARGNIFSTNEGNSTKWHEGMNRYIRYLKEEDKETGRPYSGRYIGSLVADFHRNLLKGGIFLYPGDKSNPNGKLRLLYECNPMSFIVEQAGGAATDGHRRILDIPPEKLHQRTPFVVGSRDDVEEAGRFLSKGANE, encoded by the coding sequence ATGACAACGACGGCCACGAAACAAAATTCCACCAAGGGGTTCACCCTTGAGCGGCACATCAGCGAGGAAGAACGGCACCACCCGGGAGCCCGGGGGGAGTTCACCCGCCTGGTCAGCCAGATTTCCCTCGCCTCGAAAATCATCAACGCCGAGGTCAACAAGGCCGGCCTGGTGGATATTCTCGGTCTGACCGGACACACGAATATCCAGGGCGAGGAAGTCCAGAAGCTCGACTCCTACGCGAATGAGGTCTTCCGCAAGGCGCTGGACCATACCGGCGCCGTGTCGGCGATGGCCAGCGAGGAAATGGACGACCTCTTTGTCATCCCGAGCGAACTGGTCAACCGCGGAGAATATGTGGTTGTGTACGATCCGCTCGACGGCTCATCCAACATCGACGTGAATGTCAGTATCGGATCCATCTTCTCCATTTTGAAACGCCCCGACCTGAGCCGCGAGCCCGTGGTGGATGATTTCCTGCAGCAGGGATTCAATCAGTTGTGCGCGGGCTATGTCATCTACGGCTCATCCACCATGCTGGTCTACACCTCGGGGAACGGGGTGAACGGCTTTACCCTCGATCCTTCGGTGGGAGAGTACTTCCTGTCCCATCCGAACATCGAGATTCCCGCCCGCGGGAATATCTTCAGCACGAACGAGGGCAACTCCACGAAATGGCACGAGGGGATGAACCGCTACATCCGCTACCTGAAAGAAGAGGACAAGGAAACCGGCCGCCCCTACTCCGGGCGCTACATCGGTTCGCTGGTGGCCGATTTCCACCGGAATCTCCTCAAGGGCGGGATCTTTCTCTATCCGGGCGACAAGTCAAATCCGAACGGAAAACTCCGGCTCCTCTACGAATGCAATCCGATGTCATTTATCGTGGAACAGGCCGGGGGCGCCGCCACCGACGGCCACCGCAGGATTCTCGACATCCCGCCGGAAAAACTGCACCAACGCACTCCTTTCGTTGTCGGCAGCCGCGACGACGTGGAGGAGGCGGGACGCTTTCTCTCCAAAGGCGCGAACGAATGA
- a CDS encoding NUDIX domain-containing protein: MSDTPPAHPYLGGKIRHCVSCGSPLAYRKWDFDGSMQFCCTRPGCGHVHFLDPKVATGVIPAIEEKAIILQRAHNPGKGLWTFPGGYVDRGEVVEAAAAREAKEEAAIDVRVGPLLGVYSFPQNPVVLIVYAGDVIGGTPRANSESTALKMVGPDEINYEELAFDTTRAAMRDWSHWIKTGEIPSFLPPAGS; encoded by the coding sequence TTGAGCGATACGCCGCCCGCCCATCCATACCTCGGTGGCAAGATACGCCACTGCGTCTCTTGCGGAAGCCCGCTGGCGTACCGGAAGTGGGACTTCGACGGGAGCATGCAGTTTTGCTGCACGCGCCCCGGGTGCGGCCACGTGCACTTTCTCGATCCGAAGGTGGCGACCGGCGTGATCCCCGCCATCGAGGAAAAAGCCATCATCCTTCAGCGGGCGCACAATCCCGGCAAGGGGCTCTGGACGTTTCCGGGGGGATATGTTGATCGCGGCGAAGTGGTCGAGGCGGCGGCGGCCCGGGAAGCAAAAGAAGAAGCCGCCATCGACGTGCGCGTCGGCCCCCTGCTCGGCGTTTACTCATTCCCCCAGAACCCGGTCGTCCTGATCGTCTATGCAGGCGATGTGATCGGCGGCACCCCGAGGGCGAACAGCGAAAGCACCGCCCTGAAGATGGTCGGTCCCGATGAAATCAATTATGAAGAGTTGGCCTTCGATACGACGCGGGCCGCCATGAGGGACTGGTCGCACTGGATCAAGACAGGGGAAATCCCCTCTTTCCTCCCGCCTGCGGGCTCCTGA
- a CDS encoding OmpA family protein, translating to MIGKPQNTIIALAAGVFLLGGCIAVEDYERKVAEATTLRRQLEDARSEIGNYQRGTEKFRKEIDRMKTENEALGQSLTMARRYGQQLETKISDLRANSTTQAEDTKSAQQKVTILDRTLTENKKRIIVLEEKSVGLRKRLARFEDRLKLQEQVEKDLKATFKSEIASNAIGVHLAGEQLVIRLASNLLFASGKIDIQAKGKRLLDKVAVTLRRYNNREFQVHGHTDNVPISPRLEKVFESNWELSSGRATRVARYLVEAGNLNPKTVSAAGLGEFRPIADNKTPEGRQKNRRIEIIIFPPSELR from the coding sequence ATGATCGGAAAACCTCAAAATACCATTATCGCGCTGGCCGCCGGCGTCTTCCTTCTGGGGGGGTGCATTGCGGTCGAGGACTATGAGCGGAAAGTAGCCGAGGCCACGACACTGCGCCGCCAGTTGGAGGACGCCCGGTCCGAAATCGGCAATTATCAGCGGGGCACGGAGAAATTCCGCAAGGAAATCGACCGGATGAAAACCGAGAACGAGGCGCTCGGCCAATCGCTCACCATGGCCCGCCGCTATGGCCAGCAACTTGAAACCAAGATATCCGATTTGCGGGCCAACTCCACCACCCAGGCCGAGGACACGAAATCGGCCCAGCAAAAAGTGACGATTCTCGATCGCACTCTCACGGAAAACAAAAAAAGAATCATCGTCCTGGAAGAAAAGAGCGTCGGCTTGCGCAAGCGGCTCGCGAGGTTCGAGGACCGCCTCAAACTTCAGGAACAAGTGGAAAAAGATTTAAAGGCCACGTTCAAGAGCGAAATCGCCTCAAACGCGATCGGCGTGCATCTCGCCGGGGAACAATTGGTCATCCGCCTGGCGAGTAATTTGCTCTTTGCATCGGGAAAGATTGATATCCAGGCGAAAGGAAAGCGCCTGCTCGACAAGGTGGCCGTCACGCTCCGCCGCTACAACAACCGAGAGTTCCAGGTACATGGCCACACCGACAACGTTCCCATCAGCCCACGCCTCGAAAAAGTTTTTGAGTCCAACTGGGAACTTTCCTCCGGGCGTGCGACGCGGGTCGCCCGCTATCTGGTGGAGGCCGGCAACCTCAATCCCAAAACCGTTTCGGCCGCGGGGTTGGGTGAATTCCGCCCCATCGCGGACAATAAAACCCCTGAGGGCAGGCAGAAAAACCGCCGCATCGAAATCATCATCTTTCCTCCTTCCGAGCTCAGATAA
- a CDS encoding MBL fold metallo-hydrolase: MIIEQIPVGAFQMNSYIVGCPDRKEAIYIDAGAEVDHVIERFTTLGLRPVKIVGTHAHLDHAEGVAEAKEKLRIPYLLHEAEMFNLQNMPNAARAYGFPEPPVPEVDGFLIPGETLDVGLLKFEIRLTDGHAPGNITLYSPGEGDAPGHAFVGDALFAGSIGRTDLYMGSAETLLRSIRTQLLTLPPGTIVHPGHGPETTIGQEAKMNPYCQPGAEKYLT; encoded by the coding sequence GTGATTATTGAGCAGATTCCGGTGGGCGCTTTTCAGATGAACAGCTACATTGTGGGATGCCCCGACCGGAAGGAAGCCATTTACATCGACGCGGGCGCCGAGGTGGATCATGTGATCGAACGATTCACCACCCTCGGGCTGCGCCCGGTCAAAATCGTCGGCACCCACGCCCACCTGGATCACGCCGAGGGGGTCGCCGAGGCGAAGGAAAAGCTCCGGATCCCCTACCTTCTCCACGAGGCGGAGATGTTCAACCTCCAAAATATGCCGAACGCCGCCCGGGCCTATGGCTTCCCCGAGCCGCCCGTACCGGAGGTGGACGGATTTCTCATCCCGGGCGAGACTCTCGATGTGGGCCTTCTGAAGTTCGAGATCCGGCTCACCGACGGGCACGCTCCGGGAAATATTACGCTCTACTCCCCGGGCGAGGGAGATGCACCCGGCCATGCTTTCGTCGGCGACGCGCTGTTCGCCGGCTCGATCGGCCGGACAGACCTGTACATGGGCAGCGCCGAGACCCTCCTGCGGAGCATCCGCACCCAGCTGCTCACCCTTCCACCCGGGACCATCGTCCACCCCGGCCACGGCCCCGAGACAACCATCGGCCAGGAGGCCAAGATGAACCCCTACTGCCAGCCGGGGGCGGAAAAGTATCTGACATGA